From Enterococcus mundtii, the proteins below share one genomic window:
- the ruvA gene encoding Holliday junction branch migration protein RuvA, giving the protein MYEYLRGMVTFISPYYIVVETQGVGYQIALGNPYRYSSKLDKEVKIYVHQVIREDAHLLYGFDSLEEKQLFLRLVSVSGIGPKSALAIMASDDHSGLIQAVETGDVTYLTKFPGVGKKTAQQMILDLKGKFGELSIDTPFSLFDEATVQDASALSEAMEALAALGYSEREIKRVEKQLKEIDNQTTDEYLRQALKLMMKK; this is encoded by the coding sequence ATGTATGAATATCTAAGAGGCATGGTGACTTTTATCAGTCCGTATTATATCGTTGTAGAAACGCAAGGGGTGGGCTATCAAATTGCGTTAGGTAACCCTTATCGCTATAGTAGTAAGTTAGATAAAGAAGTAAAAATCTATGTTCATCAAGTCATTCGTGAAGATGCCCATTTACTATATGGGTTTGATTCACTCGAAGAGAAACAATTGTTTTTACGATTAGTCAGTGTTTCAGGGATCGGACCGAAAAGTGCATTAGCGATCATGGCGAGTGATGATCATTCCGGCTTGATCCAAGCGGTGGAAACTGGCGATGTCACTTACTTGACGAAGTTCCCAGGTGTAGGTAAAAAAACAGCACAACAAATGATCTTGGATCTAAAAGGCAAGTTTGGCGAGTTGAGTATCGATACGCCATTTTCTTTATTTGATGAAGCAACGGTGCAAGATGCAAGTGCCTTGTCAGAGGCAATGGAAGCTTTAGCCGCTCTCGGCTACAGTGAGCGTGAAATCAAACGAGTAGAGAAACAACTAAAAGAAATCGACAATCAGACAACGGATGAGTATCTAAGGCAAGCATTGAAATTGATGATGAAAAAGTAA
- the ruvB gene encoding Holliday junction branch migration DNA helicase RuvB, which translates to MTDEYLLSPEPGENELSLEKSLRPQLLAQYIGQHKVKQELSIYIEAARNREEPLDHVLLYGPPGLGKTTMAMVIANEMQVNIRTTSGPAIERPGDLVAILNELEAGDVLFIDEIHRLPRVAEEMLYSAMEDFYVDIMVGQGPTAHPVHFPLPPFTLIGATTRAGMLSAPLRDRFGIIAHMEYYEEEDLREIVLRSADIFQTEIITDGALEIARRSRGTPRIANRLLKRVRDFAQVQGDGKIDQLIADRALTLLQVDQAGLDYVDQKLLRTMIELYGGGPVGLSTLSVNIGEERETVEDMYEPFLIQKGFLKRTPRGRIATAYAYEHFGYDYQV; encoded by the coding sequence ATGACAGATGAATATCTTCTCTCACCAGAACCCGGTGAGAATGAATTGAGTTTAGAAAAATCTTTACGCCCTCAATTGCTTGCGCAATATATCGGTCAACATAAAGTAAAACAAGAATTGAGTATCTACATCGAAGCGGCACGTAATCGTGAAGAACCGCTAGATCACGTCTTGTTATACGGTCCTCCAGGTTTGGGGAAAACAACGATGGCTATGGTCATTGCAAATGAGATGCAAGTTAATATCCGTACGACAAGTGGACCAGCCATCGAGCGACCAGGAGATCTGGTAGCAATTTTGAATGAACTAGAAGCAGGGGATGTCTTGTTTATTGATGAGATCCATCGCTTACCTCGCGTGGCAGAAGAAATGCTTTATTCGGCGATGGAAGATTTCTATGTAGATATCATGGTAGGGCAAGGGCCGACCGCTCACCCCGTTCATTTTCCGTTACCACCTTTCACGTTGATCGGTGCAACGACTCGAGCAGGGATGCTGTCTGCACCTTTACGTGACCGTTTTGGAATCATTGCGCACATGGAATACTATGAAGAAGAAGATTTAAGAGAAATCGTTTTACGATCTGCCGATATTTTTCAAACGGAGATCATCACCGATGGGGCTTTAGAAATCGCACGACGTTCTCGTGGTACTCCGCGGATCGCCAATCGTCTATTGAAACGAGTGCGTGACTTTGCCCAAGTACAAGGAGATGGCAAGATCGATCAGTTGATTGCTGACCGCGCATTGACACTCTTACAGGTCGATCAAGCGGGATTGGATTATGTCGATCAGAAATTGCTACGTACGATGATCGAACTGTATGGTGGGGGCCCAGTAGGTCTAAGCACATTATCCGTTAATATTGGAGAAGAGCGAGAAACAGTCGAAGATATGTATGAACCTTTTTTGATCCAAAAAGGCTTTTTGAAACGGACTCCTCGTGGTCGGATCGCTACCGCCTATGCGTATGAACACTTTGGCTATGACTACCAAGTGTGA